In Candidatus Cloacimonadota bacterium, a single genomic region encodes these proteins:
- a CDS encoding C25 family cysteine peptidase: MKKYLCLLSVILFLCSSLFAAQEEWITLSNSNSSYAVGVNVVSSNENLIEIEYQLNGFYKKPVEINGEKFSKIILPDESIFLEEGLPELPRINRSIIIPAKVKMVAKAVNYEIEEFKNIKIIPSKGNLLRSVNPEDVPYTFDNFYSTDNWFPQEIVTTYDPYILRDARGMVVEVHPFQYNPAQKILRVYKKIRVKVENVGLDNINILDVDLSDKLTADREFLTIYNRRFINFDKERYDPIPEVGNMLIITYDAFHDEVLPLYEWKLQKGIPTELVDVGTIGNNYIAIKNYIQQKYDNEGVTYILLVGDAEQIQPYDDDKDPKYTQLAGYDSYPDAFIGRLSAQSIPHVETQVERFITYERDPLIGGDWYHKGTGVASAQGSGIGWNDWADYVMMGIIRDSLLAYTYSDVDQIYDPGASAAQVTAAINAGRSITNYCGHGLPTSWSTTGFSNSAVNALVNDNMLPFIISVACNNGQFPGMTCFGEAWLRATNNTTGEPTGAIGFYGSTIGQPWEPPMPAEYEANMLLVHEEKNTYGGLCFNGSMFMMDECPIPGPDVFEHWTLFGDPSLQVRTNTPEEMTVSHSPIIPLGSTTYDVEVVGVEGALIGLYMDDTLYGYGYTDETGNVTITLLEELLNPGEMTLTVTAYNKIPYITTIDAIIPVQVTISPDTINVNESTEVTVTVLDSDGIEPEVGVNVWAMGLDYEIDSVATDTSGVAILTINYQFGPSLSIFGQRPDDSYLLFDELLYVIALDLADPDLEVTTDFGLTDGFAMNLPGIIHAYCSEDETTLWAKLNDNEYISTTEDTLEFIPDELGTVYAIISKSGYNLYQEEFPVIIAYGTVSGIVTNSETGGPVSDIEVKFYEQGADPTTDDPLFTDITNAYGLYEITEEQPVDYYDIYIDEWGFNPYEELNYFLGYGTNSHDIVIDPVETAVVHGRIYDENGAVGNTTIIYYRSDNGEQYTEVNVGISGRYSVSLPYFTYNVYVSAPEHVPFTGSIPVDCDLTVDYSLGLAALFCNFENNDGDFSPTPPTNAWEWGEPTAGGINAYSGVNVWATNLDGHYVDNVDWYLNSPEFTVPDSGILYFYHYHNFEGSKGEKTFYDGGNVKISTNGGASFNLITPEGGYDGTISALGQLGFGSSIDEWELVEFDLSNYENDDVILRWHFASDYSQHQYYGWYIDDVLVGDPNSSEQFIHPHVSVSNTPITYKLELYQNYPNPVNPDIVGTNISFSLPKNTNNIELKIYNIKGQLVKNFELRTLNSELNNVVWDGSDKNGKRVASGLYFYKISAGNETIVKKMLLMK, translated from the coding sequence ATGAAAAAATATCTATGCCTATTAAGTGTAATATTATTCTTGTGCAGCAGTCTTTTTGCGGCTCAAGAAGAATGGATTACATTATCTAATTCTAATAGTAGTTATGCGGTAGGTGTTAATGTAGTTAGTTCAAACGAAAATCTAATTGAAATAGAATATCAATTAAATGGATTCTACAAAAAGCCTGTTGAGATTAACGGAGAAAAATTCTCAAAAATTATTCTACCTGATGAAAGCATCTTTTTAGAAGAGGGATTACCAGAACTTCCCCGAATAAATCGCAGTATCATAATACCTGCCAAAGTAAAGATGGTTGCAAAAGCAGTTAATTATGAAATAGAAGAATTCAAAAATATCAAGATTATTCCATCCAAAGGAAATCTACTTCGTAGTGTGAATCCAGAGGATGTTCCATATACATTTGATAATTTCTATTCAACTGATAACTGGTTCCCACAGGAGATTGTAACAACTTATGACCCTTATATCTTACGCGATGCACGAGGAATGGTTGTTGAAGTTCATCCATTTCAATATAATCCTGCACAAAAAATCCTGCGTGTATACAAAAAAATTAGAGTAAAAGTTGAAAATGTAGGATTGGATAATATTAATATTTTAGATGTTGATTTATCAGACAAGCTCACTGCTGATAGAGAGTTCCTAACCATTTACAATCGCAGATTTATCAATTTTGACAAGGAAAGATATGACCCAATACCAGAGGTTGGTAATATGCTTATTATCACTTATGATGCTTTTCATGATGAAGTGCTTCCTTTATACGAATGGAAATTACAAAAAGGCATACCTACTGAGTTGGTAGATGTTGGCACCATTGGGAATAATTATATTGCAATTAAAAACTACATCCAACAGAAATATGATAATGAGGGTGTTACTTATATTTTATTAGTTGGAGATGCGGAACAGATACAACCGTATGATGATGACAAGGACCCGAAATACACACAGTTAGCTGGATATGACAGTTATCCTGATGCATTCATAGGCAGACTTTCCGCGCAATCTATTCCACATGTTGAAACACAGGTTGAACGCTTTATCACTTATGAAAGAGACCCTCTTATTGGTGGAGATTGGTATCATAAAGGAACTGGTGTAGCATCTGCTCAAGGTTCAGGAATAGGATGGAACGACTGGGCTGATTATGTGATGATGGGTATAATTCGTGATTCACTTTTAGCTTATACTTATTCCGATGTAGACCAAATTTATGACCCCGGGGCATCAGCAGCTCAAGTTACTGCTGCTATTAATGCTGGAAGAAGTATTACTAATTATTGTGGCCATGGTTTACCTACATCATGGAGTACAACTGGTTTTTCTAATAGTGCTGTTAATGCTCTGGTTAATGACAATATGTTGCCATTTATTATAAGTGTTGCTTGCAATAATGGACAATTTCCGGGGATGACCTGTTTTGGAGAAGCCTGGCTGCGAGCTACAAATAATACAACAGGCGAACCAACAGGGGCAATTGGCTTTTATGGCTCAACAATAGGTCAACCATGGGAACCTCCTATGCCTGCTGAATATGAAGCCAATATGCTGCTCGTACATGAAGAGAAGAACACCTACGGTGGATTATGTTTTAATGGTTCAATGTTTATGATGGATGAATGCCCAATTCCGGGTCCTGATGTATTTGAACATTGGACACTATTTGGAGACCCTTCTTTACAGGTTAGAACTAATACTCCCGAAGAAATGACTGTATCTCACTCCCCAATAATTCCCCTTGGTTCAACTACTTATGATGTAGAAGTGGTTGGTGTGGAAGGTGCATTAATTGGATTGTATATGGATGACACTCTCTATGGTTATGGCTATACTGATGAAACCGGAAATGTAACTATTACACTTCTTGAAGAATTACTTAATCCCGGAGAAATGACATTAACAGTAACTGCATATAACAAAATTCCATATATTACAACAATTGATGCTATCATTCCTGTTCAGGTTACTATTTCACCTGATACAATAAATGTAAATGAATCAACTGAAGTAACTGTTACAGTTTTAGATAGTGATGGAATTGAGCCAGAGGTTGGAGTTAATGTTTGGGCTATGGGACTGGATTATGAAATCGACTCTGTTGCTACCGATACAAGTGGGGTAGCAATTTTAACAATTAACTACCAATTCGGTCCAAGTTTAAGCATATTTGGACAAAGACCTGATGATAGTTATTTATTATTTGATGAACTTCTATATGTAATTGCACTAGACCTTGCTGACCCGGATTTAGAAGTAACAACTGACTTCGGACTTACAGATGGATTCGCTATGAATCTTCCGGGAATAATTCATGCATATTGTTCTGAAGATGAAACAACACTTTGGGCAAAATTAAATGATAATGAGTATATTTCCACAACTGAAGACACACTTGAATTTATTCCTGATGAATTAGGAACTGTATATGCTATCATTTCTAAATCTGGTTACAACTTGTATCAAGAAGAATTTCCTGTAATAATTGCTTATGGCACAGTCTCAGGCATAGTAACAAACAGTGAGACTGGAGGCCCTGTTTCTGATATTGAGGTAAAATTCTATGAACAAGGTGCTGACCCAACAACTGATGACCCATTATTCACTGATATAACTAATGCTTATGGATTATACGAAATTACTGAGGAGCAACCTGTTGATTATTATGATATCTATATTGATGAATGGGGGTTCAATCCTTATGAAGAGCTAAACTACTTCCTTGGTTATGGCACTAACTCTCATGATATTGTTATTGACCCTGTTGAAACTGCTGTAGTTCACGGAAGAATTTATGATGAAAACGGAGCTGTCGGCAATACTACTATAATCTATTACCGTTCTGATAATGGTGAGCAATATACTGAGGTAAATGTTGGAATATCTGGAAGATATAGCGTTAGCCTTCCTTATTTCACTTATAATGTCTATGTAAGTGCTCCCGAACATGTGCCTTTTACAGGTTCTATTCCCGTTGATTGTGACCTTACCGTTGATTATAGTTTAGGTTTAGCTGCTTTATTCTGCAACTTTGAAAATAATGATGGAGACTTTTCTCCCACTCCTCCAACTAATGCATGGGAATGGGGTGAACCTACTGCTGGTGGTATCAATGCCTATTCTGGTGTAAATGTATGGGCTACTAATCTTGATGGGCATTATGTAGATAATGTAGACTGGTATCTTAACTCCCCAGAATTTACTGTGCCTGATAGTGGTATATTATATTTCTATCATTATCATAATTTTGAAGGCAGCAAAGGTGAGAAGACTTTCTATGATGGAGGAAATGTAAAAATCTCAACTAATGGCGGAGCCTCATTTAATCTTATTACTCCAGAAGGTGGTTATGATGGAACTATATCTGCACTTGGACAGTTAGGTTTTGGCAGCTCAATTGATGAATGGGAATTAGTAGAGTTTGACCTTAGTAATTATGAAAATGATGATGTAATTTTAAGATGGCACTTCGCCTCTGATTATTCTCAACACCAATATTATGGCTGGTATATTGATGATGTGCTTGTTGGTGACCCTAATAGTAGCGAACAGTTTATTCATCCTCATGTTTCTGTTAGTAATACTCCAATAACATATAAGCTTGAACTATATCAAAACTATCCTAATCCTGTTAATCCCGATATAGTCGGGACTAATATCTCTTTCTCATTACCAAAAAACACAAATAATATTGAACTAAAAATATACAATATCAAAGGACAGCTTGTAAAGAATTTTGAACTCCGAACTCTGAATTCTGAACTTAATAATGTCGTCTGGGATGGAAGTGATAAGAATGGAAAGAGAGTTGCATCAGGATTGTATTTCTATAAAATCTCTGCTGGGAATGAAACAATTGTTAAGAAAATGTTGTTAATGAAATAA
- a CDS encoding FlgD immunoglobulin-like domain containing protein — protein MKRYLVILVILFFYRVILFSIEVSGHISTDTVWSPENNPYLVVDNIFIDENVTLTIEPGTIVKFNTADKDGGDFYYDNGYTEAKFMLVRGKLAAVGTKQDSIIFTRNSYEVGQRWGSIIFMPESDSTSILKHCKFEYSYFIRLVLGGAYYQGAVSFLNSKVTITECLFNKYLFGISCYDYSSPLIYKNRFTTDPGDEDSECYRAIDLWHAYPIIFYNVFDNERTGIIFGYPYTDLQIPVAYNTFINSSNGIISDEGNIYIYKNSFYNCNLSIDTYNDIAIIKENNIEGGGGIEADGTITITENIITNVGGAILTWDYSNCIISNNILTNNGTGIHNYYNTSIISNNLIINNDNYGIKCSGYDLAPLIINNIIANCYRGIRSKADSYIINNIFYNIEDYIISYHYAQGVNFSVGNCCLPDSIEDDYIDLGGNIIADPIFVDPENGDFHLLPISPCIDTGTPDTSGYFIPPFDLDYAFRIWDGDNNGEAIIDMGCYEFGAMYIGGIAGQVTLNNGDGFVPLTRIEIDGEIAYPDTNGYYDVNLLPGVYEITATLEGYDDVIISDIEILEGEVTILNFEMNSNVGVDDNIVSEVSGFELSNYPNPVVNSTNISFSLPKNTKEAEIRIYNIKGQLVKQFKMQKAKGKMNILWDGKDDSGKPVANGIYFYKLSANNKNFIKKMIVLK, from the coding sequence ATGAAAAGATATCTTGTCATTTTAGTAATTCTGTTCTTCTACCGAGTCATTCTCTTCTCAATTGAGGTTTCTGGTCATATTTCCACCGATACCGTTTGGTCACCGGAAAATAATCCATATCTCGTAGTGGACAATATCTTTATAGATGAAAATGTAACTCTTACGATTGAACCAGGCACCATTGTAAAATTCAACACTGCGGATAAGGATGGTGGAGATTTTTATTACGATAATGGATATACAGAAGCAAAATTTATGCTCGTAAGAGGAAAATTGGCAGCAGTTGGTACAAAGCAGGACAGTATCATCTTTACTCGTAACAGTTATGAGGTAGGTCAACGTTGGGGCTCTATTATTTTTATGCCAGAAAGCGACTCAACATCAATCCTAAAGCATTGTAAATTTGAATACAGCTATTTTATAAGACTTGTTTTAGGTGGTGCATATTATCAAGGTGCAGTCTCTTTTTTGAATTCCAAAGTAACTATTACAGAGTGTCTATTTAACAAGTATCTTTTTGGAATTTCATGTTATGATTATAGTTCACCGTTAATATATAAAAACAGATTCACAACTGACCCAGGTGATGAAGATTCAGAATGTTATAGAGCAATTGATCTCTGGCATGCATATCCTATTATTTTTTATAATGTTTTTGATAATGAGAGAACTGGTATTATATTTGGTTACCCATATACAGATTTACAAATTCCTGTAGCCTACAATACATTTATCAATAGTTCTAATGGTATAATTTCGGATGAAGGCAATATATATATATACAAGAACAGTTTTTACAATTGTAATCTATCAATAGATACGTATAATGATATAGCAATAATAAAGGAGAATAACATTGAAGGAGGTGGAGGGATAGAGGCAGATGGAACAATCACTATTACAGAAAATATTATAACAAATGTTGGAGGTGCTATTCTTACCTGGGATTATAGCAATTGCATTATTAGTAATAATATTCTTACAAATAATGGAACAGGTATACACAATTATTATAATACATCAATAATCAGTAACAATCTAATTATAAATAATGATAATTACGGGATAAAATGCTCTGGATATGACCTTGCACCTTTAATCATAAACAACATAATTGCAAATTGCTATAGAGGGATTCGGTCAAAGGCAGATAGTTATATTATTAACAACATATTTTACAATATTGAGGATTATATAATATCTTATCATTATGCACAAGGTGTTAATTTTAGCGTAGGTAACTGCTGTTTACCAGATTCTATTGAGGACGATTATATTGACCTTGGTGGTAATATAATTGCGGATCCCATCTTCGTAGATCCGGAGAATGGTGATTTTCATTTACTTCCTATAAGTCCTTGCATAGATACAGGCACACCGGATACAAGTGGATATTTCATCCCACCATTTGATCTGGATTATGCTTTTCGTATCTGGGACGGAGATAATAATGGAGAAGCTATAATAGATATGGGATGTTATGAGTTTGGTGCTATGTATATTGGTGGAATTGCCGGACAGGTAACCTTAAACAACGGAGATGGTTTCGTTCCATTAACACGGATAGAGATAGATGGTGAAATTGCCTATCCAGATACAAATGGATACTATGATGTGAATTTACTTCCTGGAGTTTATGAAATAACTGCAACTCTGGAAGGATATGATGATGTAATTATTTCCGATATTGAGATTTTAGAAGGGGAAGTTACAATTCTCAATTTTGAGATGAATTCAAATGTTGGTGTTGATGATAATATTGTTAGTGAGGTGTCAGGGTTTGAATTAAGTAATTATCCTAATCCTGTTGTCAACTCAACTAATATCTCTTTCTCATTGCCCAAAAACACGAAGGAAGCAGAAATAAGAATCTATAATATTAAAGGACAGCTTGTAAAACAATTCAAAATGCAAAAGGCAAAAGGCAAAATGAATATCCTTTGGGATGGAAAAGATGATTCTGGAAAACCAGTTGCTAATGGAATCTATTTCTATAAACTTTCAGCAAATAATAAAAACTTCATCAAAAAAATGATAGTATTAAAATAA
- a CDS encoding winged helix-turn-helix domain-containing protein yields MQDIFYISTLKAIKTLSSDRRLQILNYLVNAEYTAQKLGKILKIKPNVIWYDIKQLEDAGLIELIHSEHVRGTVKKFYRAVAKNFFVDVSLGKANINKFNKIQNIINQEIDDWNREKIIKISFNDVANKIINKNLNIKENEIIAISYQPMHQKLVEDLVVEIARKGAYAIPIFLTKRMEYNLIKNVPLKFACRDVISDFLLDKIDAHIIFSGEFLEEDNEFRFTQDLMEKINQIEESKRENIRKTYQTKVRFLTIDTLQNYQITELNPELCKKMYWKSLNIEPDSLHNECEFVQRKLQSAKNIEITDGIKSKLNISLSNPKRIEIKEGIANSQSSDSALPGGMVVGLLENGSIEGEFHTDFAYLFDKKFENVFIKIENDKLIKIITKDNNNELQKMFNNADGDKDVVGSFCIGLNPEIYQNIGHPYINSKIYSAMSLQVGWDELEVSQVDSDMIAQFFMLNKTIMVDGEILFKNGKLYK; encoded by the coding sequence ATGCAAGATATATTTTATATTTCCACGCTAAAAGCAATAAAAACGCTTTCTTCAGATAGAAGATTACAAATTCTGAATTACTTGGTCAATGCAGAATATACTGCACAGAAATTAGGAAAAATTCTCAAAATCAAACCTAATGTTATTTGGTATGATATTAAACAATTAGAAGACGCTGGACTAATTGAGTTGATTCATTCTGAACATGTTAGAGGAACTGTAAAAAAATTCTATAGAGCTGTTGCTAAAAACTTCTTTGTGGATGTCTCACTTGGTAAAGCAAACATTAATAAATTCAATAAAATACAGAATATTATTAATCAAGAAATTGACGATTGGAACAGAGAAAAAATAATAAAAATCAGCTTTAACGATGTTGCTAATAAAATTATAAATAAAAATTTAAATATCAAAGAAAACGAAATTATCGCAATCAGCTATCAGCCAATGCATCAAAAATTAGTAGAAGACCTTGTGGTTGAAATTGCCAGGAAAGGTGCTTATGCTATTCCTATATTCTTGACTAAAAGAATGGAATATAACTTAATAAAAAATGTTCCTTTAAAATTCGCCTGTAGAGATGTAATCAGTGACTTTCTATTAGATAAAATTGATGCTCATATTATATTTTCTGGTGAATTTTTAGAAGAAGATAATGAATTCCGCTTTACACAGGATTTAATGGAAAAAATTAATCAGATTGAAGAATCTAAAAGAGAAAATATTCGTAAAACCTATCAAACAAAGGTTCGTTTCTTGACTATTGATACTTTACAAAACTATCAAATTACAGAATTAAACCCGGAACTTTGTAAGAAGATGTATTGGAAGTCTCTGAATATTGAACCTGATTCTCTTCATAATGAGTGTGAATTTGTACAAAGAAAATTACAGTCAGCTAAAAATATTGAAATAACAGATGGTATCAAAAGCAAGCTAAACATTTCTCTTTCAAATCCAAAAAGAATTGAAATAAAAGAAGGGATTGCCAATAGTCAATCCTCTGATTCGGCACTGCCCGGGGGAATGGTTGTTGGGCTTCTTGAGAATGGAAGTATTGAAGGCGAATTCCATACTGATTTTGCGTATCTGTTTGATAAAAAATTTGAAAATGTTTTTATAAAAATTGAAAATGATAAATTAATTAAGATAATTACAAAAGATAATAATAACGAACTCCAAAAAATGTTCAATAATGCAGATGGTGATAAGGATGTTGTTGGGTCATTCTGTATCGGGTTGAATCCAGAAATCTATCAGAATATTGGTCATCCTTATATTAATTCAAAAATTTATAGTGCAATGAGTCTTCAAGTAGGATGGGATGAATTGGAAGTAAGTCAAGTAGATTCTGATATGATTGCACAATTCTTTATGCTTAATAAAACAATTATGGTTGATGGTGAAATATTATTTAAAAATGGAAAATTATATAAATAA